A genomic window from Candidatus Bathyarchaeota archaeon includes:
- a CDS encoding very short patch repair endonuclease, which yields MADKISKEKRSKIMSAIRAKNTKPELALRRALWAQGIGYRIHYNKEKIDIAFPSKKVAVFVDGCFWHGCPEHGHTPKSNQKYWIPKLEKNKQRAIKKDERLKTAGWKVMHFWEHEIDDLNPIIQKIKKTLNKKLD from the coding sequence ATGGCAGATAAAATTTCTAAAGAAAAACGTTCAAAAATAATGTCGGCTATCCGTGCAAAAAACACCAAACCTGAGTTAGCTTTAAGGCGTGCCTTATGGGCACAGGGAATAGGGTATAGAATTCATTACAACAAAGAAAAAATTGACATAGCATTTCCATCAAAAAAAGTAGCAGTTTTTGTCGATGGATGTTTTTGGCATGGATGCCCTGAACACGGCCACACTCCAAAGAGCAACCAAAAATACTGGATTCCCAAACTAGAAAAGAACAAACAAAGAGCAATTAAAAAAGATGAACGATTAAAAACTGCAGGGTGGAAAGTCATGCATTTCTGGGAACATGAAATAGATGATTTAAATCCAATAATTCAGAAAATTAAAAAAACTCTAAATAAAAAATTGGACTAA
- a CDS encoding 50S ribosomal protein L1 has translation MPLNQKNLIEAIKEVKSNNNERKFSQSIDLAINLQNIDMKKPEGKIQERIELPHAAGKDLKVCVIATGEMAFNAKKAGASFVLEKAALEALVGDKKKQKDIAKEYDIFIAEAPMMALVGKSLGASLGPRGKMPTPVAPNADIKEQIEKHKKIVSIRTRNQPVIQCRIGNEEMTDAEIAENVQTIVRRLETKLKRGIKNFKTVYLKTSMGNSVKVAM, from the coding sequence ATGCCATTGAATCAAAAAAACCTCATCGAAGCGATTAAAGAGGTAAAAAGTAATAATAATGAACGTAAGTTTTCTCAGTCTATAGACCTCGCCATAAACTTACAAAACATTGACATGAAGAAACCCGAAGGCAAAATCCAGGAACGTATCGAACTTCCTCATGCTGCCGGAAAGGACTTGAAAGTTTGTGTTATTGCGACCGGCGAGATGGCTTTTAACGCAAAAAAAGCTGGAGCTAGCTTTGTTCTTGAAAAAGCAGCCCTTGAAGCATTAGTGGGCGACAAGAAAAAACAAAAAGACATTGCAAAAGAATATGACATTTTTATTGCCGAAGCCCCAATGATGGCCCTTGTAGGTAAAAGCTTGGGTGCATCCCTTGGACCTCGTGGAAAAATGCCTACTCCCGTTGCTCCAAACGCTGACATAAAAGAACAAATTGAGAAACACAAAAAAATCGTATCCATCCGGACACGTAATCAACCCGTTATTCAGTGCCGTATAGGTAACGAAGAAATGACAGACGCAGAAATTGCTGAAAACGTTCAAACTATCGTAAGAAGACTTGAAACAAAACTCAAACGAGGAATCAAAAACTTCAAGACAGTTTACTTGAAGACCTCCATGGGTAACTCAGTTAAGGTGGCAATGTAG
- a CDS encoding NgoPII family restriction endonuclease — MCPNLLTAIKNISDFKTNDLRNYFTTYAIRINAVGQQLEYYVKDAISGSFQSAKEQTDRDRYKGIFSYLGNQNNPPDLIIKNGDAFEVKKIQSFKASLALNNSPPKDRLSCKDPRITNQCRQVDGGQWNCKEIFYVIGWVQKEKIKYLYFVQGSCYAAEKEIYERQATGLKNNIENYFGAEGLESTRTKELGRINRIDPLGITNFRIRGMWEIQNPVNVFSYLYTYNKNRDFSLVALMLKSKFDSFPEEDVKSLLADDQIEVSDVEIKNPNNPAELVSGKLITLSW; from the coding sequence ATGTGCCCTAACCTGCTTACCGCAATTAAGAACATTTCCGATTTCAAAACTAATGATTTGCGAAACTATTTTACAACTTATGCAATTCGAATTAATGCCGTGGGACAGCAACTTGAGTATTATGTAAAAGATGCCATTAGTGGCTCCTTCCAATCTGCAAAGGAACAAACCGACAGAGACAGATACAAAGGAATTTTTTCCTATTTGGGAAACCAGAACAATCCACCTGACTTGATAATCAAGAATGGTGATGCTTTTGAAGTCAAAAAGATCCAATCGTTTAAAGCGAGCCTTGCTTTGAACAATTCACCGCCAAAAGATCGCCTAAGCTGCAAAGATCCTCGAATCACAAATCAATGCCGACAAGTTGATGGCGGACAATGGAACTGCAAAGAAATTTTTTATGTCATCGGCTGGGTTCAAAAAGAGAAAATAAAGTACCTGTATTTTGTGCAAGGCAGTTGTTATGCTGCAGAAAAGGAAATCTATGAAAGACAGGCAACTGGTCTTAAAAACAACATTGAAAACTATTTTGGTGCTGAAGGCTTAGAATCAACTAGAACCAAAGAGTTGGGAAGAATAAATCGGATTGATCCTTTAGGAATTACAAACTTTAGAATAAGGGGCATGTGGGAAATCCAAAATCCAGTTAACGTTTTTTCTTATCTTTACACTTATAATAAAAATCGAGATTTTTCTTTGGTTGCTTTGATGCTGAAAAGCAAGTTTGATTCTTTTCCTGAAGAAGATGTTAAATCATTGCTGGCTGATGACCAAATAGAAGTAAGTGATGTGGAAATAAAAAATCCAAATAATCCTGCAGAACTGGTTTCTGGTAAACTGATTACGTTGTCGTGGTAG
- a CDS encoding transcription elongation factor Spt5, producing the protein MSEEPRQKTAVFAVRTTAGQEKNVANLIEAKVKMNDLQIKSILVPEMLKGYVFIEADGPHSVEKGITGVRHVRSRVPGVVTFPEVERYIVVKPVIEELDEEDLVEVIGGPFKGMRAKITRVDKAKEDVTLELLEATFTLPITVHADYVKLVEKSKKEE; encoded by the coding sequence ATGTCTGAAGAACCTAGACAAAAAACTGCAGTATTCGCCGTACGCACTACTGCAGGTCAAGAAAAAAACGTGGCAAACCTTATCGAAGCAAAAGTCAAAATGAATGACTTACAAATCAAGTCAATCCTAGTTCCTGAAATGCTGAAAGGCTATGTTTTCATCGAAGCTGACGGACCTCATTCTGTGGAAAAAGGAATCACAGGAGTTAGGCACGTTAGATCTCGTGTTCCAGGTGTTGTTACTTTTCCAGAAGTCGAAAGGTACATCGTAGTAAAACCTGTAATCGAAGAACTTGACGAAGAAGACCTCGTTGAAGTTATCGGAGGTCCCTTCAAGGGAATGCGGGCAAAAATCACAAGGGTCGACAAAGCAAAAGAAGATGTTACCCTTGAATTGTTGGAGGCCACATTCACTTTACCAATCACAGTTCACGCAGACTATGTGAAACTTGTTGAAAAATCAAAAAAGGAAGAATAA
- a CDS encoding 50S ribosomal protein L10: protein MAVRASTVIKAKKVQALKQQLSEYNTVAIASLEKVRASQLQRLRKKLQENANMLVVKNSIISRAVSEITDKAGIEKLAEHLTGPNLYLFTNLNPFKLVMLLEKSRVKAAARAGDLAAFDVTVPAGNTGLPPGPIISQFTAVGLRTRIESGSVFVSKDTMVVKKGEPISAQLASLLAKLGIKPVEVGLSLKLVFDDGVILFADDLSIDIDEFRQSIEQAHQFAFNLSMEAAYPTAENTSMLVKVAHQKAFSLAMSAGIINSDTIEELIRKANMQMQSLSEKLDEAEKKGASSS from the coding sequence ATGGCAGTCCGAGCATCTACTGTAATAAAAGCTAAAAAAGTCCAAGCCCTCAAACAACAGTTATCAGAATATAATACAGTTGCAATTGCAAGTCTGGAAAAAGTACGAGCATCCCAACTTCAAAGATTACGCAAAAAACTTCAAGAAAACGCCAACATGCTGGTAGTCAAAAACTCTATCATTTCTAGGGCTGTTTCCGAAATCACCGATAAAGCTGGAATTGAAAAACTTGCTGAGCACTTGACTGGACCTAACTTGTATTTGTTTACTAATTTGAATCCTTTCAAGCTCGTTATGCTTCTAGAAAAAAGCCGCGTAAAAGCCGCTGCCCGTGCTGGCGACTTGGCTGCTTTTGATGTTACTGTTCCTGCTGGAAACACTGGATTGCCTCCTGGTCCAATCATCAGCCAGTTTACTGCTGTGGGTTTGCGTACCCGAATTGAATCAGGCAGCGTTTTCGTTTCAAAAGACACTATGGTCGTCAAAAAAGGCGAACCTATAAGCGCTCAACTTGCAAGTTTACTAGCAAAACTGGGAATAAAACCAGTTGAAGTAGGCTTAAGCTTAAAATTAGTTTTCGACGACGGAGTAATCCTTTTTGCAGATGATTTGTCAATTGATATTGACGAGTTCCGTCAAAGTATCGAGCAAGCTCACCAGTTTGCTTTCAACTTGTCGATGGAAGCAGCTTATCCAACTGCAGAAAACACTAGCATGCTAGTTAAGGTGGCTCACCAGAAAGCCTTCAGTTTGGCTATGAGTGCAGGCATCATTAACTCAGATACTATCGAAGAACTAATTCGAAAGGCTAACATGCAAATGCAAAGCCTGAGCGAAAAATTAGATGAAGCCGAAAAGAAAGGAGCTTCATCAAGTTAA
- the rpl12p gene encoding 50S ribosomal protein P1 — MEYVYAAMLLHKAGKEITEQSVSEVLTAAGVSADSARVKALVASVAEVDIEEAIKAAPAMMAAAPAAPTAAAPAEEKKEEEPEEDESKKEEAAMEGLGSLFG, encoded by the coding sequence ATGGAATACGTATATGCTGCAATGCTCTTGCACAAAGCTGGAAAAGAAATAACCGAACAAAGCGTATCTGAAGTTCTCACAGCAGCCGGCGTCAGCGCCGATTCTGCTCGAGTTAAAGCTTTAGTTGCATCAGTTGCTGAAGTTGACATTGAAGAAGCAATCAAAGCAGCTCCCGCAATGATGGCAGCCGCACCAGCAGCCCCAACTGCAGCAGCACCCGCAGAAGAAAAGAAAGAAGAAGAACCTGAAGAAGACGAAAGCAAGAAAGAAGAAGCTGCAATGGAAGGCTTAGGTTCCCTGTTCGGATAA
- a CDS encoding alanine--tRNA ligase: MDSKKLKKLYLEFFTQNNHSLIPNSPLIPEYDPTVLFTPAGMHPLIPHFLGQPHPLGKRLTNVQRCFRTGDIECVGDSSHMTFFEMLGNWSLGDYFKKEAISLSYEFLTNKQWLNLDKKLVSVTVFEGDQNAPKDTESYEAWSSQGVADDHIYFLGKEDNWWGPVGNTGPCGPCTEMFYDTGKEPCGPSCRPGCSCGKYFELWNDVFMEYNRTPEGCYELLKQKNVDTGMGVEHTAAMLEGKQNVFQIGVVRPIAQKVEDLASISSPTAAEERSIRIITDHVRASTFFLGDERGVKPTNTDRGYVLRRLIRRAIRFGRVLGIEQDFLTDLAGIVIEINKDDYPLLEEKQASIFEELSKEETKFKRTLEKGLRKFNQISERCSKIDGKNAFLLFQSFGFPIELTKELAEEKGVEIDEKEFQQEYECHQKVSAASAKKLFKGGLSDASEQTKKLHTATHLLNEALRVVLKNKDIVQRGSNITPERLRFDFNYDRALTPEEVAAVEALVNEQIQKALPVVRKEMSVEEAKKKGAQAIFDDKYGNTVSVYSAGDFCTEICGGPHVCNTKELGKFKIVKQKGIAAGVRRIRAVLKKW, translated from the coding sequence ATAGATTCAAAAAAACTCAAAAAGCTGTACTTGGAGTTTTTCACCCAAAACAATCACAGTTTGATTCCTAATTCGCCTCTTATTCCAGAGTACGACCCAACTGTTTTGTTCACTCCCGCGGGTATGCATCCCCTTATTCCACATTTTTTGGGTCAGCCTCATCCTCTGGGGAAACGATTGACTAACGTGCAACGGTGTTTTAGAACCGGAGACATCGAATGTGTTGGGGACAGTTCTCACATGACCTTTTTTGAAATGCTCGGCAATTGGTCTTTAGGTGATTACTTCAAAAAAGAAGCCATCAGCTTAAGCTACGAGTTTTTGACAAACAAGCAGTGGTTGAATCTTGACAAAAAACTTGTGTCAGTAACAGTTTTTGAGGGAGACCAAAACGCCCCCAAAGACACAGAAAGTTACGAAGCATGGAGCAGCCAAGGGGTTGCAGATGACCACATCTATTTTTTGGGCAAAGAAGACAACTGGTGGGGTCCAGTAGGCAACACAGGTCCTTGCGGTCCATGCACGGAAATGTTTTACGACACAGGAAAAGAGCCCTGCGGTCCATCCTGTAGACCAGGTTGTTCTTGTGGCAAATATTTTGAGCTTTGGAACGATGTATTCATGGAGTATAACAGGACTCCTGAAGGCTGTTACGAGTTACTCAAGCAAAAAAACGTTGACACCGGCATGGGCGTAGAACATACAGCAGCCATGCTAGAAGGAAAACAGAACGTTTTCCAGATTGGAGTAGTTAGGCCAATAGCACAAAAAGTTGAAGACCTTGCTTCCATTAGCTCTCCAACTGCTGCAGAAGAACGTTCCATCAGAATCATTACGGATCATGTTCGGGCGTCTACCTTCTTTTTGGGAGACGAAAGAGGTGTAAAGCCAACTAACACTGACAGGGGCTATGTTTTGCGTCGATTAATTCGTCGTGCCATACGGTTTGGGCGAGTGCTTGGCATTGAGCAGGATTTCTTGACTGACCTTGCGGGCATTGTTATTGAGATTAACAAGGATGATTATCCCCTTCTTGAAGAAAAGCAAGCCAGCATATTCGAGGAGTTAAGCAAAGAAGAAACAAAATTCAAACGGACGTTAGAGAAAGGATTACGAAAGTTCAATCAGATTTCTGAAAGATGTTCAAAAATTGATGGCAAAAACGCGTTTTTGCTTTTCCAAAGTTTTGGTTTTCCTATCGAGTTAACTAAAGAGTTGGCAGAAGAAAAGGGCGTAGAAATCGACGAAAAAGAGTTCCAGCAAGAGTACGAGTGTCACCAGAAAGTTTCAGCTGCTAGTGCAAAGAAGTTATTCAAGGGTGGTTTGAGTGACGCATCAGAACAAACCAAGAAGCTTCATACTGCGACTCATTTATTGAATGAAGCTTTGCGTGTTGTTTTGAAAAACAAAGATATTGTTCAGCGGGGCTCAAACATTACTCCTGAGCGGTTGCGGTTTGATTTCAATTACGACCGTGCATTAACTCCTGAAGAGGTTGCTGCTGTTGAAGCGTTGGTTAATGAGCAAATCCAGAAAGCTTTGCCAGTTGTAAGAAAAGAAATGTCAGTTGAAGAAGCAAAAAAGAAAGGTGCTCAAGCAATCTTTGACGACAAATACGGTAACACGGTGTCAGTTTACTCAGCAGGAGATTTCTGCACTGAAATCTGCGGCGGACCCCATGTATGCAACACCAAAGAGTTAGGCAAATTCAAAATAGTAAAACAAAAAGGCATCGCAGCAGGCGTTAGAAGAATTCGCGCGGTACTAAAAAAGTGGTAA
- a CDS encoding PadR family transcriptional regulator, whose translation MGNTTQFLILGMLSKEPMTGYDIKKTVKKTNMDSFWDISYGQIYPTLHTLEKEGAITKKVEINQNRPNRKIYSITSQGIKKLQDWLQKPAEPEKVKIETLLKVGFGEQTTKNEVIKHLKEFKKRCNSRLENAIAFENEIKNRPNQTERGFYTLLTVLLGKNFEKAGIDWADTAIKLLNEHIEQK comes from the coding sequence ATGGGAAACACAACCCAATTTCTAATACTCGGAATGCTAAGCAAAGAACCCATGACAGGATACGACATCAAAAAAACAGTGAAAAAAACCAACATGGACTCATTTTGGGACATCAGCTATGGTCAAATTTATCCCACCTTGCACACTTTGGAAAAAGAGGGGGCAATAACAAAAAAAGTAGAAATAAACCAAAACCGACCTAACCGGAAAATATACTCCATTACCAGCCAAGGCATAAAAAAACTTCAGGATTGGTTACAAAAACCAGCTGAACCCGAAAAAGTCAAAATTGAAACATTACTTAAAGTCGGATTTGGCGAACAAACAACAAAAAACGAAGTTATTAAACACCTAAAAGAATTCAAAAAACGCTGCAATTCAAGGCTTGAAAACGCTATTGCCTTTGAAAACGAGATAAAAAACAGACCCAATCAAACCGAAAGAGGCTTTTACACATTACTAACAGTATTACTGGGCAAAAATTTTGAAAAAGCAGGAATAGACTGGGCAGACACAGCAATAAAACTACTAAACGAACATATTGAACAAAAATGA
- a CDS encoding sulfite exporter TauE/SafE family protein codes for MILVGALLVFVLGFIVGVPSAMVGLGGGVIIVPALIVLFQLPAQNAIAISLVAILGTTVSATIGYVRHKQIDYKLGLLYDVMDVPGIIIGAYITTFLPENILAGICGIFILFITLVLIRNKRKPVCACPEIPKESITKGWIRNGVDHKGNAVKYALSNPALALTSSFVGGIVTGLAGLGGGITDVSSMMVLGIPTHIAVATSHFAMAITNGVGVLTHGLLNNILIEYAIPITLGTVIGAQVGCLLAKRVKGKTIRNLLALIAIISALRLIYFFFTG; via the coding sequence ATGATTCTTGTTGGAGCCCTTCTTGTTTTTGTGTTGGGTTTCATTGTTGGTGTGCCTTCAGCGATGGTTGGGCTTGGAGGCGGCGTAATTATAGTTCCAGCTTTAATTGTACTTTTTCAGTTGCCTGCCCAAAATGCTATTGCAATTAGTCTGGTAGCTATCTTAGGAACAACAGTTTCTGCCACGATTGGTTATGTTAGACATAAACAAATCGACTACAAGCTTGGACTGCTATACGATGTGATGGACGTTCCAGGCATAATCATTGGTGCATACATAACCACATTTTTGCCAGAAAACATTCTAGCAGGAATCTGTGGCATCTTCATACTTTTCATTACATTGGTCCTGATAAGAAACAAAAGAAAACCTGTTTGTGCTTGCCCAGAAATACCAAAAGAAAGCATTACAAAAGGATGGATAAGAAACGGAGTAGACCACAAAGGCAACGCAGTAAAATATGCCCTTAGTAATCCAGCTTTAGCATTAACCAGCAGTTTTGTCGGCGGAATAGTAACAGGTTTAGCAGGTCTAGGCGGCGGAATAACAGACGTTTCATCCATGATGGTACTTGGCATCCCAACCCACATCGCAGTTGCAACATCCCATTTCGCAATGGCTATCACCAACGGAGTAGGAGTACTAACTCATGGCCTGTTAAACAATATTCTAATCGAGTATGCAATCCCGATAACTCTAGGAACAGTAATCGGAGCCCAAGTAGGATGCTTGCTCGCTAAACGCGTAAAAGGAAAAACAATACGCAACCTTCTCGCATTAATCGCTATCATATCAGCATTAAGGCTAATCTATTTCTTCTTCACAGGCTAA
- a CDS encoding KamA family radical SAM protein encodes MQDINLINTIEQLKEYINLSSKETKKLKRITAIHPMQVTPYYISLIDWDNPEDPIKKMAIPSVDELNLQGSYDTSGEAENTKLQGLQHKYSETALILATKRCATYCRYCFRKRLVGRRENNEIISDFKDAVEYVKNHKEINNVLISGGDPLVLPNKIIKSFLKMLSKVSHLDFVRFGSRTLVTFPSRFQDDELLEILAEYSSPERRLYVVTQFNHPRETTKQSTEAVDKLLKAGVVVNNQTVLLRGINDNPQTLAELQNRLVRTGVNPYYVFQCRPVKRVKHHFQVPLCKGVKIVEEAKKQCNGHSKRFKYIMSHRTGKIEILGIFGNEMYFKYHEAKERKKLGKIFNRPVDEKTGWLNDSETSVKGQIS; translated from the coding sequence ATGCAAGACATCAACTTAATCAACACAATTGAACAATTGAAAGAATACATTAACTTATCATCAAAGGAAACAAAAAAACTCAAACGAATCACGGCTATACATCCCATGCAGGTAACACCGTATTACATATCCCTTATTGATTGGGATAATCCAGAAGATCCCATAAAAAAAATGGCTATTCCATCCGTAGACGAGTTGAATCTTCAAGGCTCCTACGACACTAGCGGAGAAGCAGAAAACACAAAACTGCAGGGGCTTCAACATAAATACTCGGAAACAGCCCTTATACTTGCCACAAAAAGATGCGCAACATATTGTAGATACTGTTTTAGAAAGCGCCTTGTTGGAAGAAGAGAAAACAATGAGATAATTTCAGATTTCAAAGACGCTGTCGAGTATGTTAAGAACCATAAAGAAATTAACAACGTGTTGATTTCAGGTGGCGACCCTCTTGTGCTTCCCAATAAAATTATTAAAAGTTTCTTAAAGATGCTTTCCAAGGTTTCCCATCTTGATTTTGTAAGGTTTGGCAGCAGGACTCTTGTTACGTTTCCTTCAAGATTTCAAGACGATGAACTACTGGAAATACTGGCAGAATATTCGTCTCCAGAAAGAAGATTATATGTTGTTACCCAGTTTAATCATCCAAGAGAAACAACGAAACAATCAACCGAAGCAGTAGACAAGCTTCTCAAAGCAGGAGTAGTAGTTAATAATCAAACAGTTTTACTAAGGGGAATCAACGACAACCCACAAACACTTGCAGAATTACAAAACAGGCTCGTCCGGACAGGCGTTAACCCATATTATGTATTCCAATGTAGACCAGTAAAGAGGGTTAAGCACCATTTTCAGGTTCCATTATGCAAAGGCGTAAAAATAGTTGAAGAAGCAAAAAAACAATGTAACGGCCACAGTAAACGGTTCAAATATATTATGTCCCACAGAACAGGCAAAATAGAGATACTGGGAATTTTCGGCAATGAAATGTACTTCAAGTATCATGAAGCAAAAGAGAGAAAAAAACTGGGCAAAATCTTCAACAGACCTGTCGACGAAAAAACAGGTTGGCTGAACGATTCCGAAACTTCTGTAAAGGGACAAATAAGTTAA
- a CDS encoding helix-turn-helix transcriptional regulator produces MERKAVQVIEDLKTIKILADPLRREIIRETANQPQTQSQLAKKLELTPSSTMYHLKKLRESGLMEIEHSEVGTYGILEKYYEPTANLFIENYKKTSLKLQKYFLHTHVERLRGMLATLQLIAEKKGKSVEIKPEDLYGMAQDIANVLPEIGKKFEHKETDENRESLIVKIYAEALNTISNGKWRDLCTDIL; encoded by the coding sequence ATGGAACGAAAAGCAGTTCAGGTCATCGAAGATTTAAAAACCATAAAAATATTAGCTGATCCTTTACGGCGAGAAATTATCAGGGAAACAGCAAATCAACCGCAGACCCAGAGTCAACTCGCAAAAAAGCTGGAACTAACTCCATCCTCGACGATGTATCACCTGAAAAAGCTGCGTGAATCAGGACTAATGGAAATCGAGCATAGCGAAGTAGGAACATATGGTATATTAGAAAAATACTATGAGCCTACAGCAAACTTGTTTATTGAAAACTATAAAAAAACTTCATTGAAACTGCAAAAATATTTCCTTCATACTCATGTGGAACGTCTAAGAGGCATGTTAGCTACGTTACAGCTTATTGCCGAAAAGAAAGGGAAATCTGTTGAAATTAAACCCGAAGATCTTTATGGCATGGCCCAGGACATTGCAAACGTTTTGCCTGAGATCGGAAAAAAATTTGAACATAAAGAAACGGATGAAAACCGAGAATCTCTTATTGTAAAAATATACGCCGAAGCTCTTAACACTATATCTAACGGCAAATGGAGAGACCTTTGTACCGATATACTCTAA
- a CDS encoding DNA cytosine methyltransferase — MEIVSLFSGCGGLDLGFTNAGFDLVYANDNDKKVWETFEKNHTITIDKRSLFDIRSDEIPDSDGIIGGPPCQSWSLAGAMRGIKDDRGKLFHEYIRVLKDKQPSFFLAENVPGIVSRTHIDEFNIILSNFSKLGYNVSYKVLDARNYGVPQERRRVLIVGYRKEFGKRFIFPSPTHTKIAGNTIDGKKTPPWRTLEDAIGDLPNPVSAKAKNHANEFLEIPNHEYMLGSFSTIFMSRNRRKEWTDQSYTIQAGGRHAPLHPSSTEMVKLEKDKWDFKTDNPFYRRFSVRECARIQTFPDDFVFYYKNVADGYKMVGNAVPVKLAEAIANKIRKDLTEKIEKTLVVVQ, encoded by the coding sequence ATGGAAATAGTGTCATTATTTTCAGGTTGCGGCGGTTTGGACCTAGGCTTTACAAACGCAGGATTCGATTTAGTTTATGCTAATGATAATGACAAAAAAGTTTGGGAAACATTCGAAAAAAACCACACAATAACTATTGACAAGCGTTCACTTTTTGACATACGCTCTGATGAAATACCTGATTCAGACGGAATCATTGGAGGCCCTCCCTGCCAAAGCTGGAGCCTTGCAGGAGCGATGCGCGGAATAAAAGATGATAGAGGTAAACTTTTCCATGAATACATCAGAGTGCTAAAAGATAAGCAACCTAGCTTTTTTTTGGCAGAAAACGTTCCAGGAATAGTTTCACGAACTCATATTGATGAATTTAATATTATCCTCTCAAACTTCAGTAAGTTAGGGTATAATGTTTCTTACAAGGTTCTTGATGCTAGAAATTATGGAGTTCCCCAGGAACGGCGAAGAGTTCTAATTGTTGGGTACCGAAAAGAATTTGGGAAAAGGTTCATTTTTCCGTCTCCTACTCATACAAAAATTGCAGGCAATACAATAGACGGAAAAAAAACACCACCATGGAGAACCTTAGAAGATGCTATAGGTGATTTGCCAAATCCTGTTTCTGCTAAAGCAAAAAATCATGCAAATGAGTTTTTAGAAATTCCAAACCATGAATACATGCTTGGCAGCTTTTCTACAATTTTCATGTCAAGGAACCGTAGAAAGGAATGGACTGACCAATCATACACTATTCAAGCAGGAGGAAGGCACGCTCCTTTGCATCCATCGTCAACAGAGATGGTTAAGCTTGAAAAAGACAAATGGGATTTCAAAACTGATAATCCGTTTTATAGAAGATTTTCTGTACGGGAATGTGCTCGAATACAAACTTTTCCTGATGATTTTGTTTTTTATTACAAAAATGTTGCTGACGGCTACAAAATGGTAGGAAACGCTGTACCTGTAAAATTAGCAGAAGCCATAGCAAATAAAATTAGAAAAGACTTAACCGAAAAAATTGAAAAAACTCTTGTTGTTGTGCAATGA
- a CDS encoding 50S ribosomal protein L11 has protein sequence MGELKIVESLVSGGKATAGPPLGPALGPLGVNVLAIVNKINEVTKDFSGMKVPVKISVDTETKEFEVSVGTPPTAALLVSEIGVSKGSGVPNTEKIGNITLEQAVKIAKMKKEDVLGSTLKAAVKEVLGTGVSMGVTVEGKDPREVQKEIDSGKHDALLAE, from the coding sequence ATGGGCGAACTGAAAATAGTTGAATCCTTAGTAAGCGGCGGAAAAGCTACCGCTGGACCTCCCCTTGGGCCTGCTCTGGGTCCTTTAGGAGTTAACGTTCTAGCTATTGTAAACAAAATCAATGAAGTAACAAAAGATTTCTCTGGCATGAAAGTTCCAGTAAAAATCAGTGTTGACACCGAAACCAAAGAATTTGAAGTTAGCGTAGGCACTCCACCAACTGCTGCGTTACTTGTTAGCGAGATTGGAGTATCCAAAGGTTCTGGTGTTCCTAACACAGAAAAAATTGGAAACATAACTCTAGAACAAGCAGTTAAAATCGCTAAGATGAAAAAAGAAGATGTCTTGGGTAGCACCCTTAAGGCTGCTGTCAAAGAAGTCTTAGGCACTGGCGTAAGCATGGGCGTAACTGTGGAAGGCAAAGATCCCCGCGAAGTTCAAAAAGAAATCGACTCAGGAAAACACGACGCCTTATTGGCGGAGTAA